The following are encoded in a window of Ranitomeya variabilis isolate aRanVar5 chromosome 8, aRanVar5.hap1, whole genome shotgun sequence genomic DNA:
- the TADA3 gene encoding transcriptional adapter 3: MSELKDCPLQFHEFKSVDHVKLCPRYTAVLSRSEDDGIGIEELDTLQLELETLLSSASRRLRVLEAETQILTDWQDKKGDRRFLKLGKELEPGTPVKHKPKKPKLEGKVSHASGTGPGRPKSRNLQTKIQEYEFTDDPVDVPRVPKNDAPNRFWASVEPYCADITAEEIKVLEDLLKTPEDEADYYKIPPLGKHYSQRWAQEDLQEEQKDGARVSMAGDKKKGPQGPLTELDSKDVDSMLKKSESQHDQPEDGCPFGHLTQRLLQALVEENIISPIEDSPIPEISGKESGTDGASTSPRSQMKPFSAPHTKSLEVRIKEELIAQGLLESEDRPAEDSEDEVLAELRKRQAELKALSAHNRAKKQELLRLAKEEMNKQELRHRVRMADNEVMDAFRKIMAARQKKRTPTKKEKDQAWKALKERESILKLLDG; encoded by the exons ATGAGTGAGTTAAAAGATTGCCCGTTGCAGTTCCACGAGTTTAAGTcggtggaccacgtgaagttgtgcCCCCGGTACACGGCCGTTCTCTCCCGGTCGGAAGACGATGGGATCGGCATTGAGGAGCTGGACACGCTGCAGCTGGAGCTAGAAACCCTGCTGTCCTCAGCCAGCCGCCGGCTGCGGGTGTTAGAGGCAGAGACACAG ATCCTCACAGACTGGCAGGATAAGAAAGGAGACCGAAGGTTTCTGAAGCTTGGAAAGGAGCTTGAACCCGGGACCCCCGTAAAACACAAACCCAAAAAGCCAAAGCTGGAAGGTAAAGTAAGTCACGCCTCCGGGACCGGCCCGGGAAGACCCAAATCCAGAAACTTACAGACAAAAATCCAGGAGTACGAGTTCACAGACGATCCGGTGGATGTTCCCAGAGTACCCAAAAACGATGCCCCAAACAG ATTTTGGGCGTCTGTTGAACCGTATTGTGCAGACATAACCGCAGAAGAGATCAAGGTCCTGGAGGATCTGCTGAAGACGCCCGAGGACGAGGCCGACTACTACAAA ATTCCTCCTCTCGGGAAACATTACTCCCAGCGTTGGGCGCAAGAGGACTTGCAGGAGGAGCAGAAAGATGGAGCCCGGGTGTCTATGGCAGGAGACAAGAAGAAAGGACCTCAAGGACCTCTAACCGAGCTGGACTCCAAAG ATGTGGACTCCATGCTAAAAAAGTCAGAATCCCAGCACGACCAGCCTGAGGACGGCTGCCCATTTGGGCACCTGACGCAGCGCCTCCTGCAGGCTCTAGTTGAG GAAAACATCATTTCCCCCATTGAAGACTCCCCAATTCCTGAGATATCCGGGAAGGAGTCGGGAACGGATGGAGCCAGCACGTCTCCCAGAAGCCAGATGAAGCCGTTCAG TGCCCCCCACACAAAGTCGTTGGAGGTCCGAATTAAGGAAGAGCTGATAGCTCAGGGTCTGCTGGAGTCGGAGGACCGGCCGGCGGAGGACTCTGAAGATGAGGTCTTGGCCGAGCTCCGCAAGAGACAGGCCGAGCTGAAGGCTCTCAGCGCTCACAACCGGGCCAAGAAACAAGAACTGCTCAG ATTAGCAAAGGAAGAAATGAACAAACAGGAGCTGCGGCACAGGGTACGCATGGCCGACAACGAGGTCATGGACGCTTTCCGAAAAATCATGGCCGCACGGCAGAAAAAAAGGACTCCGACTAAAAAGGAGAAGGACCAGGCTTGGAAGGCCCTGAAGGAACGGGAAAGCATATTAAAACTGCTGGATGGGTGA